One Lysinibacillus fusiformis genomic window carries:
- a CDS encoding lysoplasmalogenase, producing the protein MAKKILIACIIALGLYYIFFFSHITESLKLIFKVIPMILIIFLAAMQKVPHIKKYQMLVITGLIFCMIGDYTLRWFLFGLTSFLIGHIFYIFAFASTNERKVPIWAKILLLVYGVCMAVWIAGTVFTSGETVLSIAVLAYISVILTMGWTAIRTGSTFATIGAMLFIASDSYLAINKFVLPLPFSHEIIMLTYYSAQLLIALSILQYSEIRSKVIQ; encoded by the coding sequence ATGGCTAAAAAGATATTAATTGCTTGTATTATTGCGCTAGGTCTTTATTATATTTTTTTCTTTTCCCATATTACAGAGAGTTTGAAACTCATATTTAAGGTCATCCCCATGATTTTAATTATTTTTTTGGCTGCTATGCAAAAAGTACCGCATATTAAAAAATATCAAATGCTCGTTATTACTGGCCTTATTTTTTGTATGATTGGTGACTATACACTACGTTGGTTTTTATTTGGCTTAACAAGTTTTTTAATTGGTCATATTTTTTATATTTTTGCGTTTGCAAGCACCAACGAACGAAAAGTGCCAATATGGGCTAAAATTTTACTTCTTGTGTACGGCGTATGTATGGCAGTGTGGATTGCTGGTACAGTCTTTACATCAGGTGAAACAGTACTTAGTATTGCGGTCCTTGCCTATATTTCTGTTATTTTAACGATGGGTTGGACAGCAATACGCACTGGCTCAACTTTTGCGACTATCGGTGCCATGCTATTTATTGCATCAGATTCCTATTTAGCTATTAATAAATTCGTATTGCCCCTACCATTTTCACACGAAATTATTATGCTGACATATTATAGTGCTCAACTACTAATTGCATTGAGTATCCTTCAATATTCCGAAATCCGAAGTAAAGTGATACAATAA
- the pepT gene encoding peptidase T: protein MKEQVIERLIRYAKIDTQSDFTSETTPSTQKQFDLLHVLKDELTTIGLTDITLDDNGYLFATLEANTDKEVPTIGFLAHVDTATDFTGTNVSPQRIDNYDGGDIRLNENLVMSPKDFPELKNYVGQTLITTDGTTLLGADDKAGIAEIMTAMEYLVNNPTIKHGKLRVAFTPDEEIGRGPHKFDVAAFGADYAYTMDGGPLGELQYESFNAAGVKVITKGTSVHPGSAKNKMVNSITMAIAFQNEMPFDAVPEKTEGYEGFIHLMNFKGAIEHTELSYIVRDHDRQKFEIKKQLMLDAATKIQALYGEDALSITIEDQYYNMGEKIEPVKEIVDIARTAMEKLDIEPNTLPIRGGTDGSQLSYMGLPTPNIFAGGENMHGKFEYVSGETMEKATQVIIEIVELFEQQGK, encoded by the coding sequence ATGAAAGAACAAGTAATTGAACGTTTAATTCGCTACGCAAAAATCGATACACAATCAGACTTCACAAGTGAAACAACGCCTTCCACACAAAAGCAGTTTGACTTATTACATGTACTTAAAGACGAACTTACTACAATCGGTTTAACGGATATTACATTGGACGATAACGGCTATTTATTTGCAACGTTGGAAGCCAATACGGATAAAGAAGTACCGACAATCGGCTTCTTAGCACATGTGGACACAGCAACTGATTTTACGGGTACAAATGTTAGCCCTCAGCGTATCGACAACTATGATGGTGGTGACATCCGTTTAAATGAAAATCTAGTCATGTCTCCCAAGGATTTCCCTGAACTAAAAAACTACGTTGGGCAAACACTAATCACAACAGATGGAACAACGCTGTTGGGTGCTGATGATAAGGCTGGCATCGCCGAAATTATGACTGCAATGGAGTACTTAGTGAATAACCCTACAATTAAACACGGGAAACTACGTGTAGCCTTCACTCCTGATGAGGAGATTGGCCGCGGACCACATAAATTTGATGTTGCCGCTTTTGGTGCAGACTATGCTTATACAATGGATGGCGGACCACTTGGCGAGCTTCAATATGAAAGCTTTAATGCAGCAGGTGTAAAGGTTATTACAAAAGGCACAAGTGTACATCCAGGTTCAGCAAAAAATAAAATGGTTAATTCCATCACAATGGCTATCGCCTTCCAAAACGAAATGCCTTTTGATGCAGTACCCGAAAAAACTGAGGGTTACGAAGGCTTCATCCACTTAATGAACTTCAAAGGCGCAATTGAACATACGGAGCTTTCATACATCGTACGTGATCATGACCGCCAAAAATTTGAAATAAAAAAACAATTAATGCTTGATGCAGCTACAAAAATTCAAGCACTGTACGGTGAAGATGCGCTAAGTATAACTATTGAAGATCAATACTATAATATGGGTGAAAAAATTGAACCAGTAAAAGAAATCGTTGACATCGCACGTACGGCAATGGAAAAATTAGATATTGAACCAAATACATTACCTATTCGTGGGGGTACTGATGGCTCACAACTTTCTTATATGGGCTTACCTACGCCGAATATTTTTGCAGGTGGCGAAAATATGCACGGTAAATTCGAATATGTATCTGGAGAAACGATGGAGAAAGCTACACAAGTGATTATTGAGATTGTTGAGCTATTTGAACAGCAAGGTAAGTAA
- a CDS encoding DMT family transporter gives MKEIALGILASLFFAVTFIFNHAMEMQGGSWLWSASLRYFFMLPFLLAIVFYRKGYTQLSGEMKAQPVSWLLWSFVGFVLFYAPLTFAAAFGPGWLVSGTWQFTIVAGVLLAPLFVSVIADKTVRQKIPLVSLLISCVILVGILLIQVPQAQSAPLKSLMLGILPVVIAAFAYPLGNRKMMEVCGGRIDTFQRVLGMTIASMPAWIVMAIYAMATVGLPSITQVLQCLLVGISSGVIATILFFIATDRVRHHQGKLAAVEATQSTEIIFVIIGEVVLLGIAFPDPIALAGLGVIIVGMLLHSYYTMLLGKRNSTEQSLSS, from the coding sequence ATGAAGGAAATTGCATTAGGTATTTTAGCTTCTTTATTTTTTGCAGTAACATTTATTTTTAATCATGCAATGGAAATGCAAGGTGGTAGCTGGTTATGGAGTGCTTCATTACGCTATTTCTTCATGTTGCCATTTCTACTTGCCATAGTATTTTATCGTAAAGGATATACACAGCTTTCAGGAGAAATGAAGGCTCAGCCTGTTTCTTGGTTATTGTGGAGCTTTGTTGGCTTCGTTTTATTCTATGCACCGCTAACATTTGCTGCGGCATTTGGACCAGGCTGGCTCGTTTCGGGTACATGGCAGTTTACAATTGTTGCAGGCGTATTGCTCGCTCCCCTTTTCGTTTCTGTTATCGCAGACAAAACCGTACGCCAAAAAATACCGCTTGTATCATTACTTATTTCGTGTGTTATTCTAGTCGGCATTTTGTTGATTCAGGTACCTCAAGCTCAGTCCGCTCCTTTAAAAAGCCTAATGCTCGGCATTTTACCAGTCGTAATAGCAGCATTTGCTTATCCACTTGGCAATCGTAAAATGATGGAGGTTTGTGGCGGACGTATTGATACTTTTCAACGTGTACTTGGCATGACGATTGCATCGATGCCGGCATGGATTGTGATGGCCATCTATGCAATGGCGACAGTTGGGCTTCCATCAATAACTCAAGTTCTACAATGCTTGTTAGTCGGTATTAGCTCTGGGGTCATTGCGACCATTCTATTTTTCATTGCAACAGACCGTGTACGCCATCATCAAGGCAAACTTGCCGCTGTCGAAGCTACACAATCAACAGAAATTATTTTTGTGATTATCGGTGAAGTAGTATTGTTAGGTATTGCCTTCCCAGATCCTATTGCACTTGCTGGACTCGGCGTCATCATTGTAGGTATGCTATTGCACAGCTACTATACAATGCTGCTCGGTAAAAGGAATTCTACCGAGCAATCGCTATCTTCATAG
- a CDS encoding DUF4395 domain-containing protein encodes MLQPHAIPRPLVRLNQWTILLSVILTWITGVAWILAVPLVANLLGVLCNFNPIIRLGRQFLKKAPTAYIREDAQQQKFNSSIASFCLAGGFIGFIFHWQIVGYTFTVMVAIASSVAIAGFCIGCFLHFQLNQWKYRRSLKKVL; translated from the coding sequence ATGCTACAGCCACATGCTATTCCAAGACCACTTGTTCGACTTAATCAGTGGACGATTCTTTTAAGTGTCATCCTGACTTGGATAACAGGGGTTGCTTGGATCTTAGCGGTTCCTTTAGTAGCAAATTTACTTGGTGTACTATGCAATTTTAATCCAATTATACGATTGGGAAGGCAGTTTTTGAAGAAGGCTCCAACTGCATATATACGCGAGGATGCACAGCAACAAAAATTCAATTCTAGTATTGCTAGCTTTTGTTTAGCAGGTGGGTTCATTGGATTCATTTTTCATTGGCAGATAGTAGGCTATACTTTTACAGTAATGGTCGCTATTGCTTCATCAGTGGCAATTGCAGGCTTTTGTATCGGTTGTTTTTTACATTTCCAACTGAACCAATGGAAGTATCGACGCTCACTTAAAAAAGTATTGTAA
- a CDS encoding Fe-S oxidoreductase — protein sequence MPALTMDQVRQLNSYSIYTTEPQRTLFTLADIHKDFYHPDFLNLMMGITDAATETAAISHFSRRYGMFFAMQLYMLAAYDEVWDGKPIEIRFDAAKEFNSFTVAIFVNANDWRYVDEDERQTVIEKILYDGHVVVQQLRKVTSISPLTIWENFFGYLLWHYHILLSNPGLADQAMEDIEILENPNTWSRFSQKSWWAEYTGGQSPTNLVNVPVRKSCCFSKDVPGLMACGFCPLKK from the coding sequence ATGCCAGCTTTAACGATGGATCAGGTAAGACAACTGAATTCCTACAGTATTTATACAACAGAGCCACAAAGAACATTATTTACATTAGCTGATATACATAAAGACTTTTACCACCCTGATTTTTTAAACCTAATGATGGGTATTACGGATGCAGCGACAGAAACAGCGGCTATCTCCCACTTCTCTCGCCGCTATGGTATGTTTTTCGCCATGCAGCTTTACATGCTTGCAGCCTATGATGAGGTTTGGGATGGTAAGCCAATTGAAATCCGTTTTGATGCTGCAAAAGAATTCAATAGTTTTACCGTCGCCATATTCGTCAATGCAAATGATTGGCGTTATGTGGATGAGGATGAACGTCAGACGGTCATTGAAAAGATCCTGTATGATGGGCATGTCGTCGTTCAACAGCTACGAAAAGTAACATCCATATCCCCACTTACAATTTGGGAGAACTTCTTCGGATATTTGCTATGGCATTATCATATATTATTGTCTAATCCTGGCCTTGCCGATCAAGCAATGGAAGATATTGAAATATTAGAGAATCCTAATACTTGGTCTCGTTTCTCTCAAAAATCATGGTGGGCTGAATATACTGGTGGTCAAAGTCCGACGAATTTGGTAAATGTACCTGTACGTAAATCTTGTTGTTTTTCAAAGGACGTGCCTGGTTTAATGGCTTGTGGTTTTTGTCCACTTAAGAAATGA
- a CDS encoding GNAT family N-acetyltransferase — protein sequence MDKIYEGMLGDTPFFVTQLKIQHLHVIEQLQHEVYKSLHDQSLLQPLSTEEFEYILNGHGLMIGAYVEDELIAFRALLNPPIDEEHLGYDCDIAEEQFLQVLYQEISNVSPKYQGYGLQKTLAKVVMNHIDLASYQYICSTVKPYNIPSLKDKFSQGLVIKGLKIKYVDKLRYIFYKDLQHEQPIFLAKKSLSMGDIEGQQTLLKQGYLGTSMYEEQHDWFIVYEK from the coding sequence ATGGACAAAATTTATGAAGGAATGCTCGGGGATACGCCGTTTTTCGTGACACAATTAAAAATACAGCATTTACACGTTATTGAGCAATTACAGCATGAGGTTTATAAATCATTACACGATCAAAGTTTATTGCAGCCACTAAGTACTGAGGAATTCGAGTATATTTTGAACGGGCATGGTCTAATGATAGGTGCTTACGTGGAAGATGAATTAATTGCTTTTCGAGCGTTATTAAATCCACCTATTGATGAAGAACATCTAGGTTATGATTGTGACATTGCTGAGGAGCAATTTCTTCAAGTATTGTATCAAGAAATATCGAATGTCTCCCCGAAATATCAAGGCTATGGCTTACAAAAAACTTTAGCAAAAGTTGTAATGAATCATATCGATTTAGCGAGTTATCAATACATCTGTTCTACAGTTAAACCTTATAATATACCAAGCTTAAAAGATAAGTTTTCGCAAGGACTAGTGATAAAGGGATTAAAGATTAAGTATGTTGATAAATTACGATATATCTTTTATAAAGATTTACAACATGAACAACCGATTTTCTTAGCAAAAAAATCTCTATCGATGGGAGATATAGAGGGACAGCAAACTCTATTGAAGCAGGGTTACTTAGGTACGTCGATGTATGAAGAACAACATGATTGGTTCATTGTATATGAAAAGTAG
- a CDS encoding mandelate racemase/muconate lactonizing enzyme family protein — MKIQQVEIFAIQLPLIDPFIISYATYDTMPSIILKMTTDTGIVGYGEAVPDEHVTGESWKSTYAVLKHQLVPAIIGENPMAFEKIHDKMDRIIKDVPAAKAAIDIACFDIAGKTLQVPVYQLLGGRYHEKFPITHVLSIGTPEEMANEAAKRVEMGYESFKMKVGTEVKRDVARIKAVRERVGEDIAIRVDVNQGWGNASTTLQGLHALKDLNLDWLEQPVDSEDIDGMVEIKSKSAITLMIDEGLRGVREMREIIAKRAADKVNIKLMKCGGIYPAMKLAVMAEMAGIECQIGSMVESSVGSAAGFHVAFSKKIMTSVELTGPLKFSKDIGNLHYDVPFICLTEKPGLGVDVDDEIIKELSEFSTIVTA; from the coding sequence ATGAAAATTCAACAAGTAGAAATTTTTGCAATTCAATTACCTTTAATCGATCCATTCATCATTAGTTATGCTACATATGATACAATGCCTTCAATTATTTTAAAAATGACGACTGATACTGGCATTGTAGGGTATGGGGAAGCAGTACCTGATGAACATGTTACGGGTGAGTCATGGAAAAGCACTTATGCTGTATTAAAGCATCAACTGGTACCTGCTATTATCGGAGAAAATCCAATGGCATTCGAAAAAATACACGATAAAATGGACCGCATTATTAAGGATGTGCCAGCTGCAAAAGCGGCTATTGACATTGCTTGCTTTGATATTGCTGGTAAAACATTACAAGTTCCGGTTTATCAACTTTTAGGTGGCCGCTATCATGAAAAATTCCCAATTACGCATGTATTAAGTATTGGAACACCTGAGGAAATGGCTAATGAGGCAGCTAAACGTGTTGAAATGGGCTATGAATCTTTTAAAATGAAAGTGGGTACAGAGGTAAAACGAGATGTTGCTCGCATAAAGGCAGTACGTGAACGTGTAGGTGAAGACATAGCTATCCGTGTAGATGTAAACCAAGGATGGGGAAATGCTTCTACAACGCTTCAAGGCTTACACGCTTTAAAGGATTTAAATCTAGATTGGTTAGAGCAACCTGTGGACAGTGAAGATATTGATGGCATGGTAGAAATTAAGTCAAAATCAGCTATTACGTTAATGATTGATGAAGGACTTCGAGGCGTACGCGAAATGCGTGAAATTATTGCGAAGCGTGCAGCAGATAAAGTGAATATCAAGTTAATGAAATGTGGTGGCATTTATCCAGCTATGAAGCTAGCAGTAATGGCTGAAATGGCAGGTATTGAATGTCAAATAGGTTCGATGGTTGAGTCATCTGTTGGCTCGGCAGCAGGTTTCCATGTAGCTTTTTCTAAAAAAATAATGACAAGTGTTGAATTAACGGGTCCTCTAAAATTCTCTAAAGACATCGGGAATTTACACTACGATGTCCCATTCATCTGTTTAACGGAGAAACCTGGGTTAGGTGTAGACGTAGATGATGAGATTATTAAAGAATTAAGTGAGTTCTCAACAATTGTAACAGCTTAA
- the nhaC gene encoding Na+/H+ antiporter NhaC → MKKDISAGWALLTFAIMIFAMLLTVVVLEQSPHVPLIVGTTVAAIVAKKHGFKWIEIEEMMYKGIRLALPAIVIIILVGLTIGAWIGGGVVATMIFYGLKLISPAWFLVTIMLLCAIVSLAIGSSWSTMATIGVAGMGIGLSMGIPAAMIAGAVISGSYFGDKMSPLSDTTNLAAGLTNTDLFDHIKHMLYTTIPALIIALLAFGFLGRSFADISMNSEKIMSTLDMMEKSFVISPWLLLVPIGVIVMVAKKVPAIPALVIGIISGFLLQIFVQGGTPAMAVHALQEGFVISTGNEMVDELFNRGGLDSMMYTVSMTIVAMTFGGVLEYSGMLKSLMDVVIKFAKSTGSLIASTIAACITTNATCSEQYISIVVPSRMFAGVYQKRGLHSKNLSRALEDGGTLTSVFFPWNTCGVFILATLGVGAMEYAPYAIINFVVPIISIIYGYVGFAIVKMTPEEIDAAEQRKKESQENDVNNLVVAD, encoded by the coding sequence ATGAAAAAGGATATTAGTGCAGGATGGGCACTTTTGACTTTCGCTATAATGATTTTTGCAATGCTTCTAACAGTAGTTGTATTAGAGCAAAGTCCACATGTACCACTGATTGTGGGAACAACTGTAGCAGCAATTGTTGCCAAAAAACATGGTTTTAAATGGATAGAAATCGAGGAAATGATGTATAAAGGGATTCGCTTAGCATTGCCTGCCATTGTCATCATCATTTTAGTAGGTTTGACAATCGGTGCATGGATCGGTGGCGGAGTTGTTGCCACGATGATCTTTTATGGCTTAAAATTAATTTCTCCAGCATGGTTTTTAGTAACGATAATGCTGTTATGTGCGATTGTTTCACTAGCAATTGGTAGCTCTTGGTCGACTATGGCGACTATCGGTGTAGCCGGTATGGGTATTGGTTTAAGTATGGGAATCCCAGCAGCCATGATTGCAGGAGCAGTTATTTCTGGCTCATATTTTGGTGATAAGATGTCCCCATTATCTGACACAACAAATTTAGCAGCAGGTCTAACAAATACAGACTTGTTTGATCATATAAAACATATGCTTTATACAACGATACCAGCTTTAATCATTGCGCTTCTCGCTTTCGGGTTTTTGGGCAGAAGCTTTGCAGATATATCAATGAATTCTGAGAAAATAATGTCAACACTTGACATGATGGAAAAAAGTTTTGTTATTTCACCATGGTTATTGCTAGTACCTATTGGTGTAATTGTTATGGTTGCTAAAAAGGTACCTGCTATTCCAGCATTAGTTATAGGGATAATATCAGGCTTCTTATTACAAATTTTTGTACAAGGCGGAACGCCTGCAATGGCCGTTCATGCATTGCAAGAAGGATTTGTAATATCCACAGGTAATGAAATGGTGGACGAGCTATTTAATCGTGGCGGCTTAGACTCTATGATGTATACGGTTTCAATGACGATTGTTGCCATGACATTTGGTGGCGTGTTGGAATATTCAGGCATGTTGAAGTCGCTTATGGATGTTGTTATAAAATTCGCGAAATCTACAGGTAGCCTTATCGCTTCAACGATTGCTGCATGTATCACGACGAACGCAACTTGTTCTGAGCAATACATTTCCATTGTTGTTCCTTCACGAATGTTTGCTGGCGTTTATCAAAAGCGTGGCTTGCATTCCAAAAATTTATCTCGTGCATTGGAAGATGGTGGGACGCTGACATCTGTATTCTTCCCGTGGAACACGTGTGGAGTATTTATACTTGCAACATTAGGAGTTGGGGCAATGGAATACGCACCATATGCTATCATTAATTTCGTTGTTCCAATCATTTCAATTATTTATGGTTATGTAGGATTTGCGATTGTTAAGATGACCCCTGAAGAAATAGATGCAGCTGAGCAACGCAAGAAAGAATCACAAGAAAATGATGTTAATAATCTGGTAGTAGCAGACTGA
- a CDS encoding amidohydrolase, translating into MTSAATLEDTMYQWFEHFHSNPEVSWKEFETTKKIASILDELKVTYRFLGDVPGLLAEIGTGDEVVAVRADIDALWQEVDGKWQANHSCGHDANITMVLGALLLLKDRPLKHRVRFIFQPAEEVGNGACAAFERGAVDGVSHLFGVHLRPIEELPLGKVSPAIHHGAAYFLDGTIRGTDAHGARPHQGKNAIDVIMAIQQMLNSIHLSPFEPHSAKLTKIVADGGSTNIIPGSASFAMDIRAQRNNQLELLRNRIEFGLKSIQQQYEIDLDWKWIDFTPGAEVSLIAARMAKEAILETLGEEHLAEEITTPGSDDFHFYTVKKPELKATMIGIGANLGPGLHHPKMTFERSALIDASKVLACVLEKKPEKKSS; encoded by the coding sequence ATGACAAGTGCAGCAACGCTGGAAGATACAATGTATCAATGGTTTGAACATTTCCATAGTAATCCAGAAGTGAGTTGGAAGGAATTTGAAACAACTAAAAAGATTGCGTCTATACTCGATGAATTAAAGGTAACTTATCGCTTTTTAGGTGATGTGCCAGGGTTACTTGCTGAAATAGGGACAGGAGATGAAGTAGTCGCAGTCCGTGCAGACATTGATGCGTTATGGCAAGAGGTAGATGGCAAATGGCAAGCCAATCATTCATGTGGTCATGATGCTAATATTACGATGGTACTAGGGGCTTTGTTACTACTGAAAGATCGTCCATTAAAGCATCGAGTGCGTTTTATTTTCCAGCCAGCAGAAGAGGTTGGAAATGGTGCTTGCGCAGCCTTTGAACGTGGAGCAGTTGATGGTGTGTCGCATTTGTTTGGTGTTCATTTACGACCTATAGAAGAGCTTCCGTTAGGTAAGGTTTCTCCTGCAATACATCATGGTGCAGCTTATTTCTTGGATGGAACAATTCGTGGTACTGATGCACATGGTGCAAGACCACATCAAGGAAAAAATGCAATAGATGTCATTATGGCTATCCAACAAATGTTAAACAGTATTCATTTATCACCATTCGAGCCGCACTCTGCAAAATTAACAAAGATTGTTGCGGATGGGGGGAGTACAAATATCATTCCTGGTTCTGCTAGTTTTGCCATGGATATTCGTGCTCAACGAAATAACCAACTTGAATTACTGCGGAACCGTATTGAGTTTGGTCTGAAATCGATACAACAGCAATATGAAATCGATTTGGATTGGAAGTGGATCGACTTTACACCGGGGGCAGAGGTTTCTTTAATTGCTGCCCGAATGGCGAAAGAGGCTATTCTTGAAACACTGGGTGAAGAACATCTAGCTGAAGAAATAACAACGCCTGGTAGTGATGATTTCCATTTCTATACTGTTAAAAAACCTGAATTAAAAGCAACAATGATTGGTATAGGTGCCAATTTGGGTCCAGGATTACATCATCCTAAAATGACCTTCGAACGCAGTGCATTAATAGATGCGTCAAAAGTGCTTGCTTGTGTGTTAGAAAAAAAGCCTGAAAAAAAAAGTAGTTAG
- a CDS encoding DUF1850 domain-containing protein — MRQRKILIVTVLLCIGVITMIFLPLQKVFAFTETRVDSPRMHYIPVVTDDTFRIRYTHSIHKSDVLEYYKCVERNRIQMLGMEYEDLAIGMPGYAEENQTLTQRDGKYYLQFDNAIIENFTIYIGDLDLDLVLAYKDYEYDLKKGLQRGKSYLFEVKHISLYDQWKGVRMK; from the coding sequence ATGCGACAGAGGAAAATACTAATAGTAACAGTACTATTATGTATAGGCGTTATCACAATGATTTTTCTTCCTCTTCAAAAGGTATTTGCATTCACTGAAACACGCGTAGATTCGCCCCGAATGCACTACATACCGGTTGTTACGGACGATACTTTCCGTATTAGATATACGCATTCGATTCATAAATCTGACGTGCTTGAGTATTACAAATGTGTCGAAAGAAATCGTATACAAATGCTTGGGATGGAGTATGAGGATTTAGCGATAGGTATGCCAGGCTATGCAGAGGAAAATCAAACGTTAACCCAACGCGACGGTAAATATTATTTACAATTTGATAATGCAATAATTGAAAACTTCACCATTTACATTGGCGATTTAGATTTAGATCTAGTATTGGCGTATAAGGATTATGAATATGATTTAAAAAAAGGTTTACAAAGGGGAAAATCCTATTTATTTGAAGTGAAACACATATCTCTTTATGACCAATGGAAAGGGGTTAGGATGAAATGA
- a CDS encoding superoxide dismutase family protein, producing MKKITILLMSLTVFVGGCNLFDKSEKQVTVNANSESNANSKSPLTATAKVIGSNNESYGNAYFQEEDNGVMMTLALTDLPSGTHGIHIHSVGKCEAPTFESAGGHFNPTKKEHGKLNPKGYHLGDLPNLEIGEDGIVDLTFLAEGITLQKNMENSLLDDDGSALVIHEAADDYKTDPAGNSGARIACGVIQ from the coding sequence ATGAAAAAAATAACTATATTACTTATGTCGTTAACAGTATTTGTCGGTGGTTGTAATCTTTTTGATAAGAGCGAGAAACAAGTAACGGTAAATGCCAATTCAGAATCCAACGCTAACTCCAAATCACCATTAACGGCAACAGCAAAAGTCATCGGTTCAAATAATGAAAGTTATGGAAATGCATATTTTCAAGAAGAAGATAATGGTGTCATGATGACGTTAGCATTAACAGATTTACCGTCAGGAACGCACGGTATTCATATTCATTCAGTAGGAAAGTGTGAAGCACCAACTTTTGAATCAGCTGGTGGGCATTTTAATCCAACGAAAAAAGAGCACGGTAAATTGAATCCTAAGGGCTATCATTTAGGGGACTTACCAAATTTAGAAATTGGGGAAGATGGTATCGTGGATTTAACATTTTTAGCTGAAGGTATAACTTTACAAAAAAATATGGAAAATTCACTGCTTGATGATGATGGCAGTGCACTTGTCATTCATGAAGCAGCAGACGACTACAAAACAGATCCTGCTGGCAATTCAGGGGCAAGAATTGCTTGTGGTGTAATCCAATAA
- a CDS encoding LysM peptidoglycan-binding and 3D domain-containing protein: protein MKKQAIALAVALTLSVSMFASSSSAEGIYSVKTGDTLWEISREYNLSIAELQQLDEMDSIWINPDQDLNVQKEESTKDNHLIKYGDTLFSLALTYDVTVAELKEWNNLSSDWIYTGELLAVKASAAKPKTAVSTYKKPAATAAATSATKPTSAPANASGQTYTMRATAYTAYCEGCSGITANGTDIRSNPGLKVIAVDPRVIPLGTKVWVEGYGEAIAADTGGAIKGNKIDVFIPSDGQARNWGVRTVTVKILD, encoded by the coding sequence ATGAAGAAACAAGCAATAGCTTTAGCTGTAGCCTTGACACTTAGCGTGAGTATGTTTGCAAGTTCCTCATCGGCAGAGGGAATATATAGCGTTAAGACGGGCGACACATTATGGGAAATCTCACGGGAATATAATTTGAGTATAGCTGAATTGCAACAGTTAGACGAAATGGATTCGATATGGATTAATCCGGATCAAGATTTAAACGTCCAGAAAGAAGAATCTACAAAAGACAACCATCTTATTAAATATGGTGATACATTATTTAGTCTTGCACTTACCTATGATGTAACAGTGGCCGAATTAAAAGAATGGAATAATCTTTCGTCAGATTGGATTTACACAGGTGAATTATTAGCCGTCAAAGCATCAGCGGCAAAGCCAAAAACCGCTGTGAGCACATATAAGAAACCTGCTGCAACTGCTGCGGCAACATCAGCCACTAAACCGACGAGTGCACCAGCAAATGCTTCAGGGCAAACTTATACAATGCGCGCGACTGCCTATACAGCTTATTGTGAAGGATGTTCAGGCATAACAGCAAATGGGACAGATATACGATCTAACCCTGGGTTAAAAGTAATCGCTGTCGATCCACGTGTTATTCCTCTCGGTACGAAGGTTTGGGTAGAAGGATATGGAGAGGCAATCGCAGCTGATACTGGTGGAGCAATCAAAGGCAATAAAATTGATGTTTTCATTCCTTCGGATGGACAAGCTCGAAATTGGGGTGTCCGTACAGTTACTGTGAAAATTTTAGATTAA
- a CDS encoding putative motility protein has protein sequence MDINAMMGSQVLELQQTLQMSVMQNALNLNTSVAVELLKDMPQPQVAAHPYKGSVIDVSI, from the coding sequence ATGGATATTAACGCTATGATGGGGTCACAGGTTTTAGAGCTACAACAAACCTTACAAATGAGTGTTATGCAAAATGCCCTAAATTTGAATACTTCAGTTGCTGTCGAATTATTAAAAGATATGCCACAGCCACAAGTTGCTGCGCATCCTTATAAAGGATCAGTTATTGACGTTTCTATTTAA